One stretch of Pseudomonas fragi DNA includes these proteins:
- the hisC gene encoding histidinol-phosphate transaminase, with translation MSKFWSPFVKELVPYVPGEQPKLTKLVKLNTNENPYGPSPKALAAMQAEINDNLRLYPDPNSDLLKQAVAEYYGVQTDQVFLGNGSDEVLAHVFNGLFQHDKPLLFPDISYSFYPVYCGLYGIKFDAVPLDEQFQIQPADYARANGGIIFPNPNAPTGCLLALDAIEQILKANPDSVVVVDEAYIDFGGETAISLVDRYPNLLVTQTLSKSRSLAGLRVGLAVGHPDLIEALERIKNSFNSYPLDRIAIAGAAAAFTDREYFEHTCQLVIDSREQVIGQLQALGFEVLPSAANFIFARHPEHDAAALAARLREQGVIVRHFKQLRIAQFLRISIGTPEQNAALIEGLSDIE, from the coding sequence ATGAGCAAGTTCTGGAGTCCATTCGTAAAAGAGCTGGTGCCTTATGTGCCGGGTGAGCAACCGAAGCTGACCAAACTGGTCAAGCTCAACACCAACGAAAACCCCTACGGGCCTTCGCCTAAAGCGCTGGCAGCGATGCAGGCCGAGATCAATGACAACCTGCGTCTGTACCCGGACCCCAACAGCGACCTGCTCAAGCAGGCGGTGGCCGAGTACTACGGTGTGCAGACCGATCAGGTGTTCCTGGGCAACGGTTCGGATGAAGTGCTGGCCCATGTGTTCAACGGCCTGTTCCAGCACGACAAGCCGCTGCTGTTCCCGGATATCAGTTACAGCTTCTATCCGGTTTACTGCGGCTTGTACGGCATCAAATTTGATGCCGTGCCGCTGGATGAGCAGTTCCAGATCCAGCCTGCAGACTATGCCCGGGCCAATGGCGGGATCATCTTCCCGAACCCCAACGCCCCGACGGGTTGCCTGTTGGCGCTGGACGCCATCGAGCAGATCCTCAAGGCCAACCCTGATTCAGTGGTGGTCGTGGATGAAGCGTATATCGACTTTGGCGGCGAGACCGCCATCAGCCTGGTGGATCGCTACCCCAACCTGCTGGTGACCCAGACCCTGTCCAAGTCGCGCTCCCTGGCCGGTTTGCGGGTCGGCCTGGCGGTGGGCCACCCGGATCTGATCGAGGCGCTGGAGCGGATCAAGAACAGCTTCAACTCCTACCCGCTGGACCGCATCGCCATTGCTGGCGCGGCGGCGGCGTTTACCGACCGTGAGTACTTTGAGCACACCTGCCAGTTGGTGATCGACAGCCGTGAACAGGTGATCGGGCAATTGCAAGCGTTGGGTTTTGAAGTGCTGCCGTCGGCGGCGAACTTTATCTTCGCCCGTCACCCGGAGCACGATGCGGCGGCGCTGGCGGCCAGGTTGCGCGAGCAGGGCGTGATTGTGCGTCACTTCAAGCAACTGCGCATTGCCCAGTTCCTGCGCATCAGCATCGGCACGCCGGAGCAGAATGCGGCGTTGATTGAAGGGTTGTCGGATATCGAATAG
- the hisG gene encoding ATP phosphoribosyltransferase, with translation MLTIALSKGRILDDTLPLLAEAGIVPTENPDKSRKLIIPTSQPDVRLLIVRATDVPTYVEHGAADLGVAGKDVLMEYGGQGLYEPLDLQIAQCKLMTAGAIGVAEPKGRLRVATKFVNVAKRYYAEQGRQVDIIKLYGSMELAPLIGLADKIIDVVDTGNTLRANGLEPQEFIAAISSRLVVNKASMKMQHARIQALIDTLRKAVESRHRG, from the coding sequence ATGTTGACCATTGCACTGTCCAAGGGCCGTATCCTGGACGACACCCTGCCGCTTCTGGCTGAAGCAGGCATTGTGCCGACCGAGAATCCGGACAAAAGCCGCAAGCTGATCATCCCGACCTCTCAGCCGGATGTACGCCTGCTGATCGTTCGTGCCACCGACGTGCCGACTTACGTTGAGCATGGTGCCGCCGACCTCGGTGTAGCTGGTAAAGACGTGCTGATGGAGTACGGTGGCCAGGGCCTGTACGAGCCGCTGGACCTTCAGATTGCCCAGTGCAAGCTGATGACTGCCGGTGCCATCGGTGTTGCCGAACCCAAGGGCCGCCTGCGCGTGGCCACCAAGTTCGTCAATGTCGCCAAGCGCTACTATGCCGAACAAGGCCGTCAGGTCGATATCATCAAGCTGTACGGCTCGATGGAACTGGCGCCACTGATTGGCCTGGCCGACAAGATCATTGACGTGGTCGACACCGGCAACACCTTGCGCGCCAATGGCCTGGAACCCCAGGAATTCATTGCCGCCATCAGCTCCCGCCTGGTGGTTAACAAGGCTTCGATGAAAATGCAGCACGCCCGTATTCAAGCCCTGATCGATACCCTGCGCAAAGCAGTGGAATCTCGACACCGCGGCTGA
- a CDS encoding BolA family protein, with protein sequence MQAVEVKSFLEGKLPGTQVEVEGEGCNFQLNVISDELVALSPVKRQQSIYAHLNPWIADGSIHAVTMKFFSSAAWAERT encoded by the coding sequence ATGCAGGCCGTAGAAGTGAAGAGCTTTCTTGAGGGAAAGCTGCCTGGTACCCAGGTAGAAGTTGAGGGCGAAGGCTGCAACTTTCAGCTGAACGTGATTAGTGACGAACTGGTGGCCTTGAGCCCGGTTAAACGTCAACAAAGCATCTATGCCCATTTGAACCCGTGGATCGCTGATGGCAGCATCCATGCGGTCACTATGAAATTCTTCAGCAGCGCGGCCTGGGCCGAGCGCACCTGA
- the cysD gene encoding sulfate adenylyltransferase subunit CysD, translating into MVDKLTHLKQLEAESIHIIREVAAEFDNPVMLYSIGKDSAVMLHLARKAFFPGKLPFPVMHVDTQWKFQEMYRFRDKMVAELGLDLITHVNPDGVAQGINPFTHGSAKHTDIMKTEGLKQALDKYGFDAAFGGARRDEEKSRAKERVYSFRDSKHRWDPKNQRPELWNVYNGNVNKGESIRVFPLSNWTELDIWQYIYLEGIPIVPLYFAAERDVIEKNGTLIMIDDERILEHLSDEDKARIVKKKVRFRTLGCYPLTGAVESEAETLTDIIQEMLLTRTSERQGRVIDHDGAGSMEDKKRQGYF; encoded by the coding sequence ATGGTCGACAAACTGACGCACCTGAAACAGCTGGAGGCGGAAAGCATCCACATCATCCGCGAGGTGGCCGCCGAGTTCGATAACCCGGTGATGCTGTACTCGATCGGTAAAGATTCCGCCGTGATGCTGCACCTTGCACGCAAGGCGTTTTTCCCTGGCAAGCTGCCGTTTCCGGTGATGCATGTCGACACCCAGTGGAAATTCCAGGAGATGTACCGCTTTCGCGACAAGATGGTTGCCGAGCTGGGCCTGGACCTGATCACTCACGTCAACCCGGACGGCGTGGCGCAAGGGATCAACCCCTTCACCCACGGCAGCGCCAAGCACACCGACATCATGAAAACCGAGGGCCTGAAGCAGGCTCTGGACAAATACGGCTTCGATGCAGCCTTTGGTGGCGCGCGTCGCGACGAAGAAAAATCCCGGGCCAAAGAGCGCGTGTACTCCTTCCGTGACAGCAAGCACCGCTGGGACCCGAAAAACCAGCGCCCCGAGTTGTGGAACGTCTACAACGGTAACGTCAACAAGGGCGAATCCATCCGTGTGTTCCCGTTGTCGAACTGGACCGAGCTGGACATCTGGCAGTACATCTACCTCGAAGGCATCCCGATCGTGCCGCTGTACTTCGCTGCCGAGCGCGACGTGATCGAGAAGAACGGCACGCTGATCATGATCGACGACGAGCGTATCCTTGAGCACCTGTCTGACGAAGACAAGGCGCGCATCGTCAAGAAAAAGGTCCGCTTCCGTACCCTGGGCTGCTACCCGCTGACCGGTGCGGTGGAGTCCGAGGCTGAAACCCTGACCGACATCATCCAGGAAATGCTCCTGACGCGAACTTCCGAGCGCCAGGGCCGAGTCATCGATCACGATGGCGCCGGCTCAATGGAAGATAAAAAACGTCAAGGTTATTTCTAA
- the algW gene encoding Do family serine endopeptidase AlgW, with translation MFKALRFFGWPLLAGVLIALLIIQRYPQWVGLPSLDVNLQQAPQTSYVQQGPVTYADAVVRAAPAVANLYTTKVVNKNARPLFEDPQFRHFFGNNEPKQRRMESSLGSAVLMSPEGYLLTNNHVVAGADQIVVALKDGRETHARVIGSDPETDLAVLKIDLKNLPAITIGRSDTLRIGDIALAIGNPFGVGQTTTMGIISATGRNQLGLNNYEDFIQTDAAINPGNSGGALVDANGNLTGINTAIFSKSGGSQGIGFAIPINLAMEVMKSIIEHGQVIRGWLGIEVQPLTQELAESFGLSGRPGIVVAGIFRDGPAQKAGLQLGDVILSIDGEPASDGRRSMNQVARIKPSDKITIQVMRNGKELKLTAAVGLRPPQEQPPQQDE, from the coding sequence ATGTTTAAGGCTTTGCGTTTCTTTGGCTGGCCACTGCTGGCTGGCGTGCTTATCGCTTTGCTGATTATTCAGCGTTACCCGCAATGGGTTGGGCTGCCGAGCCTGGACGTCAATCTGCAACAAGCCCCGCAAACCAGTTACGTGCAGCAGGGCCCGGTGACTTATGCCGACGCCGTGGTGCGTGCCGCGCCAGCCGTGGCCAACCTGTACACCACCAAGGTGGTGAACAAAAACGCCCGCCCCCTGTTTGAAGACCCGCAGTTCCGTCACTTTTTCGGCAACAACGAGCCTAAACAGCGTCGTATGGAGTCCAGCCTGGGTTCGGCGGTACTGATGAGCCCGGAAGGCTATTTGCTGACCAACAACCATGTGGTCGCAGGGGCCGACCAGATTGTAGTGGCTCTCAAGGACGGTCGTGAAACCCACGCCCGGGTCATCGGCAGCGACCCGGAAACCGACCTCGCGGTACTGAAGATCGACCTGAAGAACTTGCCGGCCATCACCATTGGTCGTTCGGACACCTTGCGCATCGGTGATATCGCACTGGCGATCGGCAACCCGTTTGGCGTGGGCCAGACCACCACCATGGGCATCATCAGCGCCACCGGGCGCAACCAGTTGGGCCTGAACAACTACGAAGACTTTATCCAGACCGATGCCGCGATCAACCCTGGCAACTCGGGCGGCGCGCTGGTGGATGCCAACGGCAACCTGACCGGGATCAACACCGCAATCTTCTCCAAGTCCGGTGGTTCGCAGGGCATCGGCTTTGCGATTCCGATCAACCTGGCCATGGAAGTCATGAAGTCGATTATCGAGCACGGCCAGGTGATTCGCGGCTGGCTGGGGATCGAGGTGCAGCCGTTGACCCAGGAACTGGCCGAATCGTTTGGCCTGAGTGGTCGCCCGGGGATTGTGGTGGCGGGGATTTTCCGTGATGGCCCGGCGCAAAAAGCCGGCTTGCAACTGGGGGACGTGATTCTGAGCATTGATGGCGAACCCGCCAGCGATGGTCGTCGCTCGATGAACCAGGTGGCAAGGATCAAGCCTTCGGACAAGATCACGATCCAGGTCATGCGCAACGGCAAAGAGCTCAAGCTCACCGCCGCAGTGGGCCTGCGACCGCCGCAAGAGCAGCCGCCGCAGCAGGATGAGTAA
- a CDS encoding acyltransferase, giving the protein MLDFLPAPIRGVIASLLLAINTIVCCTPLFIVAIFKLCLPFPAAQRVTDELMRRIHEAWVGNNNRWIDLLRKTHWHIKGLEGLDYEHSYLVTSNHQSWVDIMVLQYVLNKRIRPLKFFLKQELIWVPVIGLAWWALGFPFMKRYSKAYLAKHPEKKGADLATTRKTCAKFKNQSVGIFNFVEGTRFTEAKHAQQNSPFRYLLKPKAGGIAFVLDAMGEQLKSIVNVTIHYPGGRPGYWDLLCGNVKDVVVVFEELQIPEEFLGKNYDQDPEYRLAFQSWINQLWEDKDRLLEQLHRDYPKT; this is encoded by the coding sequence ATGCTGGACTTCCTGCCTGCGCCGATACGCGGCGTCATCGCTTCACTGCTACTGGCGATCAACACCATCGTGTGTTGCACGCCGCTGTTTATTGTCGCGATCTTCAAGCTGTGCCTGCCCTTCCCGGCGGCGCAGCGGGTAACCGACGAATTGATGCGCCGTATCCACGAAGCCTGGGTCGGCAACAACAATCGCTGGATTGATCTGCTGCGCAAGACCCACTGGCATATCAAGGGCCTTGAAGGCCTGGACTATGAGCACTCCTACCTGGTGACCAGCAACCACCAGAGCTGGGTTGACATCATGGTGCTGCAATATGTGCTCAACAAACGCATCCGCCCGCTGAAGTTCTTCCTCAAGCAAGAGCTGATCTGGGTGCCAGTGATTGGCCTGGCGTGGTGGGCGCTGGGCTTTCCGTTCATGAAGCGTTACTCCAAGGCGTACCTGGCCAAACACCCGGAGAAAAAAGGCGCTGACCTGGCAACCACGCGCAAGACCTGCGCCAAGTTCAAGAACCAGTCGGTGGGCATCTTCAACTTCGTCGAAGGCACGCGCTTTACCGAGGCCAAGCATGCGCAACAGAACTCGCCGTTTCGCTACCTGCTCAAGCCCAAGGCCGGTGGTATCGCCTTTGTGCTGGACGCGATGGGCGAACAGCTGAAGTCGATTGTCAACGTCACCATCCACTATCCCGGCGGGCGTCCGGGTTACTGGGACCTGTTGTGCGGCAATGTGAAAGACGTGGTCGTGGTGTTTGAAGAACTGCAGATACCCGAGGAATTCCTGGGTAAAAACTACGATCAGGACCCAGAGTACCGCCTGGCGTTCCAGAGCTGGATCAACCAGCTCTGGGAAGACAAGGACCGCTTGCTGGAGCAATTGCATCGAGACTACCCCAAGACTTGA
- the murA gene encoding UDP-N-acetylglucosamine 1-carboxyvinyltransferase — protein sequence MDKLIITGGARLDGEIRISGAKNSALPILAATLLCNGPVTVANLPHLHDITTMIELFGRMGIEPVIDEKLSVEINPNTIKTLVAPYELVKTMRASILVLGPMVARFGYAEVALPGGCAIGSRPVDLHIRGLEAMGAVIDVEGGYIKAKAPEGGLHGANFFFDTVSVTGTENIMMAAALANGRSVLQNSAREPEVVDLANFLNAMGAKVSGAGTDTITIDGVKELHPATYRVMPDRIETGTYLVAAAVTGGRVKVKDTDPTILEAVLEKLKEAGAEITTGEDWIELNMHGKRPKAVNVRTAPYPAFPTDMQAQFISLNAIAEGTGAVIETIFENRFMHVYELHRMGAKIQVEGNTAIVTGTETLKGAPVMATDLRASASLVISALVAEGDTLIDRIYHIDRGYECIEEKLQMLGAKIRRVPG from the coding sequence ATGGATAAATTGATTATTACCGGCGGTGCCCGTCTTGATGGCGAAATCCGCATTTCCGGGGCGAAGAACTCCGCCCTGCCGATCCTGGCAGCGACCTTGCTGTGCAACGGCCCGGTGACTGTAGCCAACCTGCCGCACTTGCATGACATCACCACCATGATCGAACTGTTCGGTCGCATGGGCATTGAGCCGGTGATCGATGAAAAGCTCAGCGTCGAAATCAACCCGAATACCATCAAGACCCTGGTAGCGCCGTACGAACTGGTGAAAACCATGCGTGCGTCGATCCTGGTGCTGGGCCCGATGGTTGCGCGCTTCGGTTATGCCGAAGTTGCCCTGCCAGGCGGTTGCGCCATCGGTTCGCGCCCGGTTGACCTGCACATCCGCGGCCTTGAAGCCATGGGCGCAGTGATCGACGTCGAAGGCGGCTATATCAAGGCCAAGGCGCCAGAAGGCGGCCTGCACGGTGCCAACTTCTTCTTCGATACCGTCAGTGTGACCGGTACCGAAAACATCATGATGGCTGCAGCGCTGGCCAATGGCCGCAGCGTCTTGCAGAACTCTGCACGCGAGCCTGAAGTCGTTGACCTGGCCAACTTCCTGAACGCCATGGGCGCCAAGGTCAGCGGTGCCGGCACCGACACCATCACCATCGATGGCGTCAAAGAGCTGCATCCGGCGACCTACCGCGTCATGCCGGACCGTATTGAAACCGGTACTTACCTGGTTGCAGCTGCCGTGACCGGCGGCCGTGTGAAGGTCAAGGACACGGATCCGACCATCCTTGAAGCCGTACTGGAAAAACTCAAGGAAGCGGGTGCAGAAATCACCACGGGTGAAGACTGGATCGAGCTGAACATGCACGGCAAGCGCCCTAAAGCGGTGAACGTGCGTACCGCTCCGTACCCGGCGTTCCCGACCGACATGCAGGCGCAGTTCATCTCGCTCAACGCCATTGCCGAAGGCACCGGTGCCGTGATCGAGACGATCTTCGAAAACCGCTTCATGCACGTCTACGAGCTGCACCGCATGGGCGCCAAAATCCAGGTCGAAGGCAACACTGCCATCGTCACTGGCACCGAGACCCTCAAGGGCGCGCCAGTCATGGCCACCGACCTGCGTGCTTCGGCCAGCCTGGTGATTTCGGCCCTGGTGGCTGAAGGCGATACCCTGATCGACCGCATCTACCACATCGACCGTGGTTACGAGTGCATCGAAGAAAAACTGCAAATGCTGGGTGCCAAAATCCGCCGCGTTCCGGGCTAG
- a CDS encoding Nif3-like dinuclear metal center hexameric protein yields MAVALSTLVEEANRYLNSAAISDYCPNGLQVEGRPQVMRIVSGVTASQALLDAAVEAQADLILVHHGYFWKGEDPCVTGMKQRRLKTLLKHDISLLAYHLPLDLHPEVGNNVQLARQLDITVEGPLEPGNPKVVGLVGSLAEPMTARDFARRVQEALGREPLLIEGSEMIRRVGWCTGGGQGYIDQAVLAGVDLYLSGEASEQTFHSARENDISFIAAGHHATERYGVQALGDYLARRFALEHLFIDCPNPI; encoded by the coding sequence ATGGCTGTCGCCTTGAGCACGCTGGTAGAAGAAGCAAATCGTTACCTCAACAGTGCCGCCATCAGTGATTATTGCCCCAATGGCCTGCAGGTCGAAGGTCGCCCGCAGGTGATGCGTATCGTCAGTGGCGTGACCGCCAGCCAGGCCTTGCTGGATGCCGCTGTCGAGGCCCAGGCTGACCTGATACTGGTGCACCACGGTTATTTCTGGAAGGGCGAAGACCCTTGCGTCACCGGCATGAAACAGCGCCGCCTGAAAACCCTGCTCAAGCACGATATCAGCCTGCTGGCCTATCACTTGCCGCTGGACCTACACCCTGAAGTGGGTAACAACGTGCAATTGGCCCGGCAGCTGGACATCACCGTCGAAGGCCCGCTGGAACCGGGCAATCCGAAAGTGGTGGGGCTGGTGGGCTCTTTGGCCGAGCCGATGACGGCTCGCGATTTTGCTCGCCGTGTGCAAGAGGCGCTGGGGCGCGAGCCGTTGCTGATTGAAGGCAGCGAGATGATCCGCCGCGTGGGCTGGTGTACCGGAGGCGGGCAGGGCTATATCGACCAGGCGGTATTGGCCGGGGTTGACCTGTATTTAAGCGGCGAGGCCAGCGAGCAAACGTTCCATAGTGCCCGCGAAAACGACATCAGCTTTATTGCCGCCGGCCATCACGCCACTGAGCGTTATGGCGTGCAGGCTTTGGGTGATTACCTGGCACGGCGATTTGCCCTGGAGCATCTGTTTATCGATTGCCCGAATCCGATTTGA
- the cysN gene encoding sulfate adenylyltransferase subunit CysN, which translates to MSHQSDLISEDILAYLGQHERKEMLRFLTCGNVDDGKSTLIGRLLHDSKMIYEDHLEAITRDSKKSGTTGDDIDLALLVDGLQAEREQGITIDVAYRYFSTAKRKFIIADTPGHEQYTRNMATGASTCDLAIILVDARYGVQTQTRRHSFIASLLGIKHIVVAINKMDLKGFDEGVFESIKADYLKFAEGLKMKPTSLHFVPMSALKGDNVVNKSERSPWYTGQSLMEILETVEVAADRNLTDLRFPVQYVNRPNLNFRGFAGTLASGIVHKGDEIVVLPSGKSSRVKSIVTFEGELEHAGPGQAVTLTMEDEIDISRGDLLVHADNVPLVTDNFEAMLVWMAEEPMLPGKKYDIKRATSYVPGSIASIVNKVDVNTLEEGPASALQLNEIGKVKISLDAPIALDGYASNRTTGSFIIIDRLTNGTVGAGMIVAQPLSHGSATHHGKLAHVTVEERAQRFGQQPATVLFSGLSGAGKSTLAYAVERKLFDMGRAVFVLDGQNLRHDLNKGLPQDRAGRTENWRRAAHVARQFNEAGLLTLAAFVAPDAEGREQAKALIGSDRLITVYVQASPAVCAERDPQGLYAAGGDNIPGESFPYDVPLDADLVVDTQTLSLEESVKQVLDLLRQRGAI; encoded by the coding sequence ATGTCGCACCAATCTGATTTGATCAGCGAGGACATCCTCGCCTACCTGGGCCAGCACGAACGCAAAGAAATGCTGCGCTTCCTGACCTGCGGCAACGTCGACGACGGCAAGAGCACCCTGATCGGGCGCCTGCTGCACGACTCCAAGATGATCTACGAAGACCATCTGGAAGCCATTACCCGCGACTCGAAAAAAAGCGGTACCACGGGCGACGATATCGACCTGGCGTTGCTGGTGGACGGTCTGCAAGCCGAGCGCGAGCAGGGCATCACCATTGACGTGGCGTATCGCTATTTCTCTACCGCCAAGCGCAAATTCATCATTGCCGACACCCCTGGCCATGAGCAGTACACCCGCAACATGGCCACCGGTGCATCCACCTGTGACCTGGCGATCATTCTGGTCGATGCCCGTTACGGCGTGCAGACCCAGACCCGTCGCCACAGCTTTATTGCCTCGTTGCTGGGCATCAAGCATATCGTTGTGGCCATCAACAAGATGGACCTCAAGGGTTTCGACGAAGGTGTGTTCGAGTCGATCAAGGCCGACTACCTGAAGTTCGCCGAAGGCTTGAAAATGAAGCCAACCAGCCTGCACTTTGTGCCGATGTCCGCCCTTAAAGGCGACAACGTGGTGAACAAGTCCGAGCGCTCGCCGTGGTACACCGGCCAGTCGCTGATGGAAATCCTCGAAACCGTGGAAGTGGCGGCCGACCGCAACCTCACCGACTTGCGCTTCCCGGTGCAGTACGTGAACCGTCCGAACCTGAACTTCCGTGGTTTTGCCGGCACCCTGGCCAGCGGTATCGTGCACAAGGGCGATGAAATCGTCGTATTGCCGTCGGGCAAGAGCAGCCGGGTCAAATCCATCGTCACCTTTGAAGGTGAGCTGGAACACGCCGGCCCGGGCCAGGCGGTCACCCTGACCATGGAAGACGAGATCGACATCTCCCGTGGCGACCTGCTGGTGCATGCCGACAACGTGCCGCTGGTGACCGACAACTTCGAAGCCATGCTGGTGTGGATGGCGGAAGAGCCGATGCTGCCGGGCAAGAAGTACGACATCAAGCGCGCGACCAGCTATGTGCCGGGTTCGATTGCCAGCATCGTCAACAAGGTCGATGTGAACACCCTGGAAGAAGGCCCGGCCAGCGCCTTGCAACTGAACGAGATCGGCAAGGTCAAGATCAGCCTCGACGCACCGATCGCCCTGGACGGTTACGCCAGCAACCGCACCACCGGTTCGTTCATCATCATCGACCGCCTGACCAATGGCACCGTGGGTGCAGGCATGATCGTGGCCCAGCCGTTGAGTCATGGCAGTGCGACCCATCACGGCAAATTGGCCCATGTGACCGTCGAAGAGCGTGCCCAGCGCTTTGGCCAACAGCCGGCCACTGTGTTGTTCAGCGGCTTGTCTGGCGCCGGCAAGAGCACCCTGGCCTACGCGGTTGAGCGCAAGCTGTTCGATATGGGCCGTGCGGTATTCGTGCTGGATGGCCAGAACCTGCGCCATGACCTGAACAAGGGATTGCCGCAGGACCGTGCCGGGCGCACGGAAAACTGGCGCCGTGCTGCGCATGTGGCACGTCAGTTCAACGAAGCGGGCTTGCTGACATTGGCCGCGTTCGTGGCCCCGGATGCTGAAGGCCGTGAACAGGCCAAGGCACTGATTGGCAGCGATCGGCTGATCACCGTGTATGTGCAGGCATCCCCTGCTGTGTGCGCCGAGCGTGACCCGCAAGGGCTTTACGCGGCGGGTGGCGACAACATCCCGGGTGAGTCTTTCCCGTATGACGTGCCGTTGGATGCCGACCTGGTGGTCGACACGCAAACGCTGTCACTGGAAGAAAGCGTCAAGCAAGTGCTGGACCTGTTGCGTCAACGCGGCGCAATTTAA
- the hisD gene encoding histidinol dehydrogenase, whose product MTAPTAIRRLNAADPDFAQHLDHLLSWESVSDDSVNQRVLDIIKAVRERGDAALVEFTQRFDGLEVASMADLILPRERLELALTRITAPQREALETAAQRVRSYHEKQKQDSWSYTEADGTVLGQKVTPLDRAGLYVPGGKASYPSSVLMNAIPAKVAGVTEVVMVVPTPRGEINELVLAAACIAGVDRVFTIGGAQAVAALAYGTESVPKVDKVVGPGNIYVATAKRHVFGQVGIDMIAGPSEILVVCDGQTDPDWIAMDLFSQAEHDEDAQAILVSPDAEFLDKVAASIAKLLPTMERAEIIETSINGRGALILVNDMQQAIDVANRIAPEHLELSVADPQAWLPQIRHAGAIFMGRHTSEALGDYCAGPNHVLPTSGTARFSSPLGVYDFQKRSSIIFCSEQGASELGKTASILARGESLTGHARSAEYRILADKQGQ is encoded by the coding sequence ATGACCGCTCCCACTGCAATTCGCCGACTCAACGCTGCTGACCCGGACTTCGCGCAGCATCTGGATCATCTGCTGAGCTGGGAAAGTGTGTCTGACGACTCGGTCAACCAGCGTGTGCTCGACATCATCAAGGCCGTGCGCGAGCGCGGGGATGCCGCCCTGGTCGAATTCACCCAGCGCTTCGACGGCCTTGAAGTGGCCTCGATGGCTGACCTGATCCTGCCGCGCGAGCGCCTGGAACTGGCCCTGACCCGTATCACTGCGCCACAGCGTGAAGCCCTGGAAACAGCGGCACAGCGTGTGCGCAGCTACCACGAAAAACAGAAACAGGACTCCTGGAGCTACACCGAAGCTGATGGCACGGTGCTAGGCCAGAAAGTCACGCCACTGGATCGCGCCGGTCTGTACGTACCGGGTGGCAAGGCGTCGTACCCGTCGTCGGTGCTGATGAACGCGATTCCGGCCAAGGTTGCCGGCGTGACCGAAGTGGTGATGGTCGTGCCGACCCCGCGCGGTGAAATCAATGAGCTGGTGCTGGCTGCCGCCTGCATCGCGGGTGTTGACCGGGTGTTCACCATCGGTGGCGCACAAGCGGTTGCAGCACTGGCCTATGGCACCGAAAGCGTGCCTAAAGTCGACAAGGTGGTTGGCCCGGGCAATATCTATGTTGCCACCGCCAAGCGCCATGTGTTTGGCCAGGTGGGTATCGACATGATCGCCGGCCCTTCGGAGATTCTTGTGGTGTGCGACGGCCAGACCGACCCGGACTGGATAGCCATGGACCTGTTCTCCCAGGCCGAGCACGACGAAGACGCGCAGGCGATTCTGGTCAGCCCTGACGCCGAATTCCTCGACAAGGTAGCGGCCAGCATCGCCAAACTGCTGCCGACCATGGAGCGGGCCGAAATCATTGAAACCTCGATCAATGGTCGCGGCGCGCTGATTCTGGTCAACGACATGCAGCAGGCTATCGACGTCGCCAACCGCATTGCCCCGGAACACCTGGAGCTGTCGGTGGCTGACCCGCAGGCCTGGTTGCCGCAGATCCGCCACGCCGGCGCGATCTTTATGGGCCGTCACACCTCCGAGGCGCTGGGCGACTATTGCGCAGGCCCTAACCATGTATTGCCGACGTCCGGTACGGCGCGTTTTTCGTCGCCGCTGGGGGTGTATGACTTCCAGAAGCGCTCCTCGATCATTTTCTGCTCCGAGCAGGGTGCTTCCGAACTGGGCAAAACCGCTTCGATTCTCGCTCGTGGCGAGTCGCTGACCGGTCACGCCCGCAGTGCCGAATACCGCATCCTCGCCGACAAACAGGGGCAATAA
- a CDS encoding lipid asymmetry maintenance protein MlaB, giving the protein MSEAAITLAGESELRLSGVLDYQTGPRLRTEGQALINKALAKELVVDCSGVTKSSSVGLSLLLCYIRDAQALNKPLSIRAMPEDMREIAQVSGVTELLAHH; this is encoded by the coding sequence ATGAGTGAAGCGGCCATCACCCTGGCCGGCGAGAGCGAGTTGCGCCTCAGTGGCGTGCTCGATTATCAGACTGGCCCGCGCTTGCGCACAGAAGGCCAGGCCCTGATCAACAAAGCCCTGGCCAAAGAGCTGGTGGTTGATTGCTCGGGCGTCACCAAATCCAGCAGTGTCGGTTTGTCGCTGCTGCTGTGTTATATCCGTGATGCCCAGGCCCTGAACAAGCCATTGAGCATTCGTGCCATGCCCGAAGACATGCGTGAAATCGCCCAGGTCTCGGGTGTGACCGAGTTGCTGGCACATCATTAA